In Thermodesulfobacteriota bacterium, a single genomic region encodes these proteins:
- a CDS encoding 4Fe-4S dicluster domain-containing protein, translated as MGLVGLGVLFFIIMLFNTPLRGTWSGFLLAYGPLTIGGALYFWLSYKNTEPGIKNDGNYFRNITSRGSLGWIAGILMTGFYVILYWWPEYLEGGIRLLDPHANLIKGQPADHWFLYGFIYTLAVLVFGVRMLMKYRGNRYQQIRTTSVMTVQLGFAFLIPNILVLFNQPEFYFSYFWPLKYDYLFPSTISYLTSSSAGLGVFLVFWGIVMSFIAVPVLTYFFGKRWYCSWVCGCGGLAETMGDPWRQLSDKSVRAWKIERWMIHSVLVFIVIVTAALWINSFTQGKVLGEFSGSAAKWYGFFIGAVFSGVVGVGFYPLMGSRVWCRFGCPLAAGLGIIQRYFSRFRITTNGGQCMSCGNCSTYCEMGIDVRAYAQKGMNIIRASCVGCGVCSAVCPRGVLKLENGKTYADRFEGSARPVQAFIDSLKHL; from the coding sequence TAAGAGGAACCTGGAGCGGCTTTCTTCTAGCTTACGGCCCGCTAACCATAGGCGGCGCACTTTATTTCTGGCTGAGCTATAAAAACACTGAGCCCGGAATTAAAAACGACGGGAACTATTTTAGAAATATTACATCAAGAGGCTCCCTTGGATGGATCGCAGGGATACTCATGACCGGTTTTTATGTAATTCTCTATTGGTGGCCAGAGTATCTTGAAGGCGGCATTAGACTTTTAGACCCTCATGCAAACCTCATAAAAGGACAGCCTGCCGATCACTGGTTTCTCTATGGATTCATTTATACGCTTGCAGTTCTTGTATTCGGCGTGCGCATGCTTATGAAATACCGAGGAAACCGCTATCAGCAGATTAGAACGACGTCTGTTATGACGGTACAGCTTGGATTTGCATTTCTAATCCCAAATATACTAGTACTTTTTAATCAGCCAGAATTCTATTTCTCATACTTTTGGCCGCTGAAATATGACTACCTATTTCCAAGCACGATAAGTTATCTGACATCAAGCTCAGCAGGGCTTGGAGTGTTTTTGGTCTTCTGGGGAATAGTTATGAGTTTTATTGCCGTGCCCGTGCTCACGTATTTCTTTGGCAAACGCTGGTATTGCTCATGGGTATGCGGATGCGGCGGATTGGCAGAGACTATGGGTGACCCATGGAGGCAGCTCTCAGATAAGTCAGTGAGAGCATGGAAGATTGAGCGCTGGATGATACACAGCGTTCTGGTTTTTATTGTCATCGTTACAGCTGCTCTATGGATAAACTCATTTACCCAGGGGAAGGTTCTGGGTGAATTCTCAGGCTCAGCAGCAAAGTGGTACGGCTTTTTTATTGGCGCAGTTTTCTCTGGTGTGGTTGGTGTTGGATTCTATCCGCTAATGGGAAGCAGGGTTTGGTGCAGGTTTGGGTGTCCGTTAGCCGCCGGACTTGGAATAATTCAGCGATATTTCTCACGCTTTAGAATCACCACAAACGGCGGGCAGTGTATGTCCTGCGGCAACTGCTCGACTTACTGCGAGATGGGTATTGACGTAAGAGCATATGCTCAAAAAGGCATGAACATAATACGAGCGTCATGTGTAGGTTGCGGTGTTTGCAGCGCAGTCTGCCCAAGAGGAGTACTCAAGCTTGAGAACGGAAAAACCTATGCTGATAGGTTTGAAGGCTCTGCAAGACCTGTGCAGGCATTTATAGATTCGCTAAAGCACCTTTAG
- the priA gene encoding primosomal protein N' — translation MDESIQVAIPIPGEESYSYSVPEHLKDGIKLGKRVLVPFRNRRSIGFIVGIGGAPPDIKLRDILDVIDEQPLFDEKRLDFLKWVSNYYISSLGIVLKAAHPGGLGVSLKRLIRITQNGLNAISDHRLTDHEEVVLNTIKNSEEITSQKLLNLVENTSNELLNSLKRRSLIEFKYELESDAKVKTEKIIVAEDGATLDSKLLARKHAKSQILEYVLTHRKVSLSDLKELFGNVSAHLPWLEEKAFVRIEHREVQRDPFSHIDLSDDTKHKLTLDQDIACKKILESVDSEQYSPFLLHGVTGSGKTEVYLQVIKEVINKGKEALVLVPEISLTPQLVKRFRARFGNNVAVIHSALSEGERFDAWRLASRGEVKVVIGARSAIFAPLKNLGIIIIDEEHESSYKQEESPAYNARDLALVLGRMTGSVVVLGSATPSAESYSNAMKNRYTYLSLPLRVEDKSLPKIEVVDMKNEQVTVFSEALKRSLISNFDQGKQSILFLNRRGYSGLLICHSCGEILKCPNCTVSITYHQEDNSIKCHMCGLSEKSVPDCSKCGGNFRALGIGTQKVEEEVTRLLPGATIARMDRDTAAGKNKLLRLYSRLEKGEIDVLIGTQMVAKGHDLPGVTLVGVISADISLGIPDFRSGERTFQLVTQVAGRSGRGDHPGNVVVQTFNPDHPSIIFATHQDSVGFLKTELKLREALSYPPYSRLVSIRFSGRFEDETQRVASEAGNLAKRMSSKLPLDTLEIIGPSVCPIYKIRNRFRFQMLLKSSNTSVLHSFSKKLIASISKISSGVRCSVDVDPYYFS, via the coding sequence ATGGATGAAAGTATTCAAGTAGCAATTCCCATACCTGGGGAGGAGTCTTATTCCTACAGTGTCCCTGAACATCTTAAAGATGGAATTAAACTGGGCAAGAGGGTATTGGTCCCCTTTAGAAATAGACGCTCTATTGGTTTTATTGTGGGAATAGGCGGTGCACCCCCTGATATAAAATTAAGAGACATTTTAGATGTAATTGATGAGCAGCCGCTTTTTGATGAAAAAAGACTAGATTTTTTAAAGTGGGTCTCTAATTACTACATCAGCTCTTTAGGTATTGTTCTAAAAGCAGCACACCCTGGGGGTTTGGGAGTTAGTCTTAAAAGGCTCATACGCATTACCCAAAACGGACTAAATGCAATCTCAGACCACCGTCTGACAGATCATGAAGAAGTTGTACTCAACACAATAAAAAATTCAGAAGAAATAACATCTCAGAAGCTGCTCAATTTAGTAGAAAATACTTCAAATGAGCTTTTAAATTCCTTAAAGAGAAGAAGCCTTATTGAATTCAAATATGAATTAGAGTCAGATGCAAAAGTTAAAACTGAAAAAATAATAGTTGCCGAAGATGGTGCAACTTTAGACAGCAAACTTCTTGCCAGAAAGCATGCAAAATCCCAGATACTGGAATATGTTTTAACTCATAGAAAGGTGTCCCTTTCAGATTTAAAAGAGTTATTTGGAAATGTGAGCGCTCACCTGCCATGGCTTGAAGAAAAAGCGTTTGTAAGGATTGAGCATAGAGAAGTTCAAAGAGATCCTTTTTCTCATATTGATTTATCTGACGATACTAAGCACAAATTGACGCTTGATCAAGATATTGCATGCAAAAAGATACTGGAATCTGTCGACAGCGAGCAATACTCACCGTTCCTACTTCACGGCGTAACCGGAAGTGGCAAGACCGAAGTTTATCTGCAAGTTATTAAAGAGGTGATCAATAAGGGTAAAGAAGCTCTTGTTTTAGTGCCTGAAATCTCTTTAACCCCTCAGCTTGTTAAAAGATTTAGGGCCAGATTTGGAAATAATGTCGCCGTTATACACAGCGCACTTTCGGAAGGTGAGAGATTTGATGCCTGGCGGTTGGCAAGCAGGGGAGAAGTTAAAGTGGTAATAGGTGCTAGATCAGCCATTTTTGCCCCGCTAAAGAACTTAGGAATTATCATTATTGATGAAGAGCATGAGTCCAGCTATAAGCAAGAAGAGTCCCCGGCCTACAATGCAAGAGATCTTGCACTTGTTCTAGGCCGTATGACGGGGTCAGTCGTTGTCTTAGGCTCCGCAACTCCATCGGCCGAATCATACAGTAATGCTATGAAGAATCGCTACACTTATCTATCTCTTCCACTTAGAGTTGAGGATAAATCACTTCCAAAGATTGAAGTTGTAGATATGAAAAATGAGCAGGTCACTGTATTTTCTGAAGCCCTTAAACGCTCTCTAATCTCAAATTTTGATCAAGGCAAACAATCTATTTTATTTCTCAACCGTAGGGGCTATTCAGGACTCCTGATATGCCATTCGTGCGGGGAGATTCTAAAGTGCCCTAACTGCACAGTATCGATTACTTATCACCAAGAGGATAATTCAATTAAATGCCATATGTGCGGGCTCTCTGAAAAATCTGTGCCGGATTGCTCAAAGTGCGGGGGCAATTTTAGAGCGCTTGGCATAGGGACCCAGAAGGTTGAGGAAGAGGTAACAAGACTTTTGCCTGGTGCCACAATTGCAAGAATGGACAGAGATACTGCTGCCGGAAAGAACAAGCTTTTAAGGCTTTACTCGCGGCTTGAGAAGGGTGAGATAGATGTGCTTATTGGAACGCAGATGGTTGCAAAGGGGCATGATCTTCCGGGAGTCACGTTAGTAGGAGTAATCTCTGCCGATATATCGCTCGGAATTCCTGATTTTAGATCAGGAGAGAGAACCTTTCAGCTCGTAACCCAAGTTGCAGGACGCTCTGGCAGGGGCGATCATCCGGGTAATGTAGTTGTTCAAACCTTCAATCCGGATCACCCAAGTATTATTTTCGCAACACATCAAGACAGTGTCGGATTTCTAAAAACGGAGTTAAAACTTAGAGAGGCGCTCTCATATCCCCCATATTCAAGATTAGTTAGCATTAGATTCTCAGGCAGGTTCGAGGATGAAACCCAGCGGGTAGCTTCTGAGGCGGGAAATTTAGCAAAAAGAATGTCATCAAAGCTTCCCTTGGATACTCTAGAAATTATAGGTCCATCAGTTTGCCCAATATATAAAATTCGAAACCG